A region of Geotoga petraea DNA encodes the following proteins:
- a CDS encoding chemotaxis protein CheX translates to MIDVKVVNAVLNSLVTTFKSAAKTDIKIDKPQLMSKIDKSYEVVTTIGFNGVLEGNLIYTLNEESGKNIVNNMMEGMMQVDSMDDMALSAIGELGNMISGAVAISMEKIGYSINITPPSVVEGKEMKVSVDGNILKFKGLIDDTKEIDLYLVVKR, encoded by the coding sequence ATGATAGATGTAAAAGTAGTTAACGCTGTTTTAAATTCATTGGTTACGACATTTAAATCAGCAGCAAAAACGGATATAAAGATAGATAAACCCCAGTTAATGAGCAAAATTGATAAGAGCTATGAAGTAGTTACCACTATTGGATTTAATGGAGTATTAGAGGGTAATTTAATTTATACCTTGAATGAAGAGTCAGGTAAAAACATAGTAAACAATATGATGGAAGGCATGATGCAAGTAGATTCTATGGATGATATGGCTTTATCAGCTATTGGTGAACTTGGAAATATGATTTCGGGTGCAGTAGCCATTTCTATGGAAAAAATAGGTTATTCTATAAATATAACTCCTCCTTCTGTTGTTGAAGGAAAAGAGATGAAAGTTTCTGTAGATGGAAATATTTTGAAGTTCAAGGGATTAATAGATGATACAAAAGAGATAGATCTTTATCTGGTTGTAAAAAGATAA
- a CDS encoding alpha-amylase family glycosyl hydrolase encodes MKVLNKVLEHLKEKVDQGNYDYAIPKRWMPEGYEGQVKLKGRKFFVNPYEFHSKIIEEIIKNRESTNDYSKPLSFVTGEKSADWIKKSVIYGAHVRATAAYTHDNSSIFMPVDKKGYTESGTFLKMISLLPYLKQYNVNCIYLLPISQSSNKFKKGEVGSPYSVKDFFSVEQDYKDTLLGNEFTPNEQFGAFVEAAHIMGIKVMLDFVPRTSARDNRLILEHPDWFYWIDVKELNSFKPPKIKSLKFELPSEDNLETLYNDPEVIKHLKKFRWDPKTQNPKKWGKFVKNNKDNPDFLDEIAKEFKVITVPGFSDWINDPQPPWDDVTFLRLFKTHPSAAQKFVSDDQPPYVLFDVIKSSNFPGTEKNEELWKIIADIMPFYQRNFGIDGARLDMGHALPDELEGMIIKKAKEYDPAFAIIAEELNMDNDKRAKNNGYDGILGNSWWSEPRVDEGWLKKFSQKIMPELVTPAFATAETPDSPRAVTRVYGEKFSKLSAVLNTFMPNGITFINSGYEIFEPQPMNTGLDFEDPVEEKFKQLPPNDQFYGKLAFFDWYALHWDTDHHMVKLLKLLGTIKEKYVDLTSDMNSFRFIDFGEKAFVFFYWNGQKGILIPVNLSDEFPFFFDIDLGFHTWKGYHKITTLVENYRRGESNWEIQDGRLKITINPFEARVFEIK; translated from the coding sequence ATGAAAGTATTAAATAAAGTTTTGGAACATCTTAAGGAAAAAGTAGATCAAGGAAATTATGATTATGCAATACCGAAAAGATGGATGCCAGAAGGATACGAAGGACAGGTAAAATTAAAAGGTAGAAAGTTTTTTGTTAATCCTTATGAATTCCATTCAAAAATAATAGAAGAAATTATAAAAAACCGTGAATCAACTAACGATTACTCAAAACCACTATCATTTGTAACCGGTGAAAAATCAGCTGATTGGATTAAAAAATCTGTTATTTATGGGGCTCATGTGAGGGCAACTGCTGCTTATACTCACGATAATTCTTCAATTTTTATGCCCGTTGATAAAAAGGGATACACCGAATCAGGTACTTTCTTAAAAATGATCTCTTTGTTACCATATCTAAAACAATACAATGTAAACTGTATATATTTACTACCTATTAGCCAATCGTCTAACAAGTTCAAAAAAGGGGAAGTTGGCTCTCCATATTCTGTAAAAGACTTTTTTAGTGTTGAACAAGATTATAAAGACACTCTTTTAGGCAATGAATTTACCCCAAATGAACAATTCGGTGCTTTTGTAGAAGCAGCTCATATTATGGGAATCAAAGTTATGCTTGACTTTGTCCCAAGAACTTCTGCAAGAGATAACAGGCTTATTTTGGAGCACCCAGATTGGTTCTATTGGATAGACGTAAAAGAATTGAACTCATTTAAACCACCGAAAATTAAATCTTTGAAGTTTGAATTACCTTCTGAAGATAATTTGGAAACTCTTTACAACGATCCAGAAGTAATCAAGCATTTGAAAAAGTTCAGGTGGGATCCAAAAACTCAAAATCCAAAAAAATGGGGAAAATTTGTTAAAAACAACAAAGATAATCCTGATTTCTTGGATGAAATAGCAAAAGAATTTAAAGTTATAACAGTTCCTGGTTTTTCTGATTGGATAAATGATCCACAGCCTCCATGGGATGACGTGACTTTTTTAAGGCTATTTAAAACTCATCCATCTGCAGCTCAGAAATTTGTTTCTGATGATCAACCGCCATACGTTTTATTCGATGTGATTAAATCAAGTAATTTTCCTGGGACAGAAAAAAACGAAGAATTGTGGAAAATCATAGCTGATATTATGCCATTTTACCAAAGAAATTTTGGAATAGACGGCGCCAGATTGGATATGGGCCACGCTTTACCAGATGAGTTAGAAGGGATGATCATTAAAAAAGCAAAAGAATACGATCCAGCTTTTGCTATAATTGCAGAAGAATTAAATATGGACAATGATAAAAGGGCAAAAAACAACGGATACGACGGTATTCTTGGCAATTCTTGGTGGTCAGAACCAAGAGTAGATGAAGGTTGGCTTAAAAAATTCTCACAAAAAATCATGCCTGAGTTAGTAACGCCTGCTTTTGCAACTGCAGAAACACCAGATTCTCCAAGAGCTGTAACAAGAGTTTACGGAGAAAAGTTTTCCAAACTTTCAGCAGTGCTAAACACATTTATGCCTAATGGAATTACATTTATTAATTCAGGATACGAAATTTTTGAACCACAACCTATGAATACAGGTTTAGATTTTGAAGATCCTGTAGAAGAAAAGTTTAAACAGTTACCACCAAACGATCAGTTCTATGGCAAGCTTGCGTTTTTTGATTGGTATGCTTTACATTGGGACACCGACCATCACATGGTCAAACTGTTAAAACTCTTGGGAACTATAAAAGAAAAATACGTTGATCTAACTTCAGATATGAACAGTTTTAGATTCATTGACTTTGGAGAGAAAGCTTTTGTTTTCTTCTATTGGAATGGGCAAAAAGGCATTTTAATACCTGTTAATTTGAGTGATGAATTTCCTTTCTTCTTTGATATTGACCTTGGATTCCACACTTGGAAAGGGTATCACAAAATTACTACGCTTGTAGAAAATTACAGAAGAGGAGAAAGCAACTGGGAAATTCAAGATGGAAGATTAAAAATTACAATAAATCCTTTTGAAGCAAGAGTTTTTGAAATTAAATAA
- the pgl gene encoding 6-phosphogluconolactonase, with translation MSIFIYDDKMSYLKSVYNIFKKSYFNAIKNKKKFNVFLSGGSTPLELYDYIISKKSHQKIKWDKINFFFGDERFLPYDSSDSNFGNTKKHFFDHLKGYDLHLYPVKTDLSIDKSVENYEKIIRQKKATSPDLVLLGMGDDGHTASLFPDSEILNSEKLIDYVENYGNPKTHRVSITFNLINRAEKIVVFSKFKNKEKIIQHLIFQNEEKKYPVEKIESKKTKYIFMRE, from the coding sequence ATGAGTATTTTTATTTATGATGATAAGATGTCTTATTTAAAAAGTGTATATAATATCTTCAAAAAAAGTTATTTTAACGCTATAAAAAACAAAAAAAAATTTAATGTTTTTCTTTCTGGAGGTTCAACTCCTCTTGAATTATACGATTATATTATTTCTAAAAAATCGCATCAAAAAATAAAGTGGGATAAAATCAACTTCTTTTTTGGGGACGAAAGGTTTTTACCTTATGATTCATCTGATAGTAATTTTGGAAATACAAAAAAACACTTTTTTGATCATTTGAAGGGATACGATTTACATTTGTATCCCGTTAAAACTGATTTGAGTATAGACAAAAGTGTAGAAAACTACGAAAAAATTATTAGGCAAAAGAAAGCTACTTCTCCAGATTTGGTGCTTTTAGGAATGGGGGATGATGGACACACTGCCTCTTTATTCCCTGATTCTGAGATACTGAATAGCGAAAAGCTGATTGATTATGTTGAAAATTACGGAAATCCGAAAACACATAGAGTTTCAATAACATTCAATTTGATAAATAGAGCTGAAAAAATAGTGGTATTTTCAAAGTTTAAAAACAAAGAAAAAATAATTCAACACTTAATTTTTCAAAATGAAGAAAAAAAATATCCGGTTGAAAAAATAGAGAGTAAAAAAACCAAATATATATTTATGAGAGAATAA